From one Notolabrus celidotus isolate fNotCel1 chromosome 24, fNotCel1.pri, whole genome shotgun sequence genomic stretch:
- the si:ch211-132g1.7 gene encoding prostaglandin F2 receptor negative regulator, whose amino-acid sequence MNRLLALVSAVFMLGGSSARVVKVSPGPLIRVEGQPVSIRCDVSEYEGPREQDFEWMISQEGSSRTKIISSFDPGYSAASLSKRVASGDISVVRLQDNEVELKVAEVKSTDAGFYWCQTPSTDSVFSGNYEEKVQLIVIPNTLRVASQAPPPVVAEGSDITLSCNVTRELTQPTYLSVTWSVKRGTSSEEILAFGPQGDVVVGSKFVRRYADGGIRLVPGRNGVFELVVTRVTTSDDGIYECNGTEWTHEDGGRWVKIVESKKEIGTLSVTPTGQSLSVKVSPSSPLVLIPGNTLTLLCSVSADNLPALALEVTWLADGRDIITMERSGVVISNSSSSSSSSSSGGGAQGRKGKASLERTGAGEYRLGVRGVSGEDGGAYTCRVRAFVEKGGRSSGGGGRWHMAAEKTSAAVTVKVTTIKPSLSLTLDPVLTPQMTADPSELACHVTNITHLPPGGRLAVTWEHASLPGGTDGPPTSQPIGSLDAYGNLIPVLPYSDRMKSGELSLSRVQPNTFTLRVLHTQEKDMGQYVCTVSAWTLDSQGDMMQSSEFRSSALTVRWDAKRPTLNAVAKQNREASVGGATFEMSCTVATENLGEAGYSVLIQSQDSLQSTVRTIMTLSPDNVVQHGGATDPNRRDSLVLTKSGPAEFRFRLAGVQLSDRGFYWCDITAWTKLQPGQTWTRATSAESNKIRIDFQENGPSFSIDIQSDTSIVFPWETAKMECSLSVSGSSPKTDDLVYEVRWFFTRLRGGQVTSQVASVDRFGVVRKDARNSSSDVSIERKDTHTYLLNIHGTQDSDSGEYHCVATPWYLSPSTGAWTQAAELISNRVFLTVKFAVWESLKLPLLYGVSASIGVGLFSLVLGLVCAQCCCRNTTHTPRSRNKLMDLEMD is encoded by the exons GAGGCAGCTCGGCCCGGGTGGTGAAGGTGTCTCCTGGCCCGTTGATCCGGGTGGAGGGTCAGCCTGTCTCCATCAGGTGTGACGTCAGTGAATATGAAGGACCCAGAGAGCAG GACTTTGAATGGATGATCTCTCAGGAAGGTAGCTCCAGGACAAAGATCATCTCCTCGTTTGACCCGGGGTATTCCGCCGCGTCCCTGAGTAAGCGCGTGGCATCCGGCGACATCTCCGTGGTGCGTCTGCAGGACAATGAGGTGGAGCTTAAGGTCGCAGAGGTCAAGTCGACGGACGCCGGGTTCTACTGGTGCCAGACACCGAGCACGGACTCGGTGTTCAGCGGGAACTACGAGGAGAAGGTCCAACTCATCG TCATCCCAAATACCCTCCGAGTCGCCTCTCAGGCTCCGCCCCCTGTCGTCGCTGAAGGTAGTGACATCACACTGTCCTGTAACGTGACCCGGGAGCTGACCCAGCCCACCTACCTGTCTGTCACCTGGTCCGTGAAGAGGGGGACGTCCTCTGAGGAGATCCTGGCGTTTGGACCTCAGGGAGATGTTGTGGTGGGGTCAAAGTTCGTCCGGCGGTATGCCGACGGAGGAATCCGATTGGTCCCTGGGAGGAACGGTGTGTTTGAGCTGGTGGTAACCAGGGTGACGACGTCTGATGACGGGATATATGAGTGTAACGGGACGGAGTGGACGCACGAGGACGGAGGACGATGGGTTAAGATCGTGGAGAGCAAGAAGGAGATTGGGACGCTGTCTGTCACCCCGACAG GTCAGTCCCTCAGTGTGAAggtctccccctcctcccctctggtcCTCATCCCCGGAAACACCCTCACCCTCCTCTGCTCCGTCTCCGCCGACAACCTACCCGCCCTCGCTCTGGAGGTCACCTGGCTGGCAGACGGTCGTGACATCATCACCATGGAGCGCAGCGGCGTGGTCATTTCCAactcgtcttcctcctcctcctcctcctcaagtGGGGGAGGAGCACAGGGGAGGAAGGGGAAGGCGAGCCTGGAGCGGACCGGAGCAGGGGAGTACAGGCTGGGGGTGAGGGGGGTGAGCGGGGAGGACGGGGGAGCGTACACCTGCAGGGTCAGAGCCTTCGTGGAGAAAGGCGGGAGGAGCtctggaggaggggggaggtggCACATGGCGGCGGAGAAGACGTCGGCCGCGGTGACGGTGAAGGTGACGACGATCA AGCCCAGCCTCAGTCTGACCCTTGACCCCGTCCTGACCCCCCAGATGACTGCTGACCCCTCAGAGCTTGCGTGTCACGTCACCAACATTACCCATCTGCCCCCAGGTGGCCGGCTTGCGGTCACATGGGAGCACGCCTCACTTCCTG GTGGAACTGATGGCCCGCCCACCTCTCAGCCCATTGGCTCTCTGGACGCCTACGGTAACCTGATACCTGTGCTGCCGTACTCTGACAGGATGAAGAGCGGAGAGTTGAGTCTGAGCAGGGTCCAGCCCAACACCTTCACCCTGAGAGTCCtgcacacacag gagaAGGACATGGGTCAGTACGTGTGCACTGTGTCGGCGTGGACTCTGGACAGTCAGGGAGACATGATGCAGAGCTCAGAGTTCAGGAGTTCGGCGCTGACCGTACGCTGGGACGCCAAac GGCCGACTCTGAACGCCGTGGCTAAGCAGAACCGGGAGGCGTCAGTGGGCGGGGCTACCTTCGAGATGAGCTGCACAGTGGCCACTGAGAACCTCGGCGAGGCCGGCTACTCTGTGCTCATCCAATCACAGGACAGCCTGCAGAGCACCGTGAGGACCATCATGACCCTGAGTCCGGACAACGTGGTGCAGCACGGAGGAGCCACGGACCCCAACAGGAG GGACAGCCTAGTTTTGACTAAATCCGGTCCAGCAGAGTTCAGGTTCAGGCTGGCAGGGGTACAGCTGTCTGACCGAGGGTTCTACTGGTGTGACATCACAGCATGGACTAAACTGCAACCGGGTCAGACCTGGACCAGAGCCACGAGCGCAGAGTCCAACAAGATCCGGATCGACTTCCAGGAAAACG GCCCCTCCTTCTCCATCGATATCCAATCAGACACCAGCATTGTGTTTCCCTGGGAGACGGCCAAGATGGAGTGTTCACTGAGCGTGTCAGGATCCTCACCCAAGACTG ACGATCTGGTGTATGAGGTGCGTTGGTTTTTCACTCGTCTCCGTGGCGGTCAAGTGACCTCTCAGGTGGCGAGCGTCGACCGCTTTGGCGTGGTGAGGAAAGACGCCCGAAACTCGTCCAGCGACGTTTCAATCGAAcgtaaagacacacacacttacctgCTGAACATCCACGGCACACAGGACAG TGACAGTGGAGAGTATCACTGCGTGGCCACGCCCTGGTACCTGTCTCCCTCCACAGGTGCATGGACTCAGGCTGCAGAGCTGATATCGAATAGAGTCTTCCTCACTGTCAAGTTTGCAG TGTGGGAGTCTCTGAAGTTACCTCTGTTGTATGGCGTGTCAGCGTCTATAG GTGTGGGTCTGTTCTCTCTGGTCCTCGGGCTGGTGTGTGCTCAGtgctgctgcaggaacaccacacacactccgCGCTCCCGGAACAAGCTGATGGACCTGGAGATGGactga
- the LOC117808400 gene encoding sodium/myo-inositol cotransporter-like, translated as MATTMEAADIAIVAIYFVVVFAIGFLAMWKANRSTVSGYFLAGRSMNWAAIGASLFVSNIGSEHFIGLAGSGAATGLGVAAWELNALMLLQLLGWVFIPVYIHSGVYTMPEYLFKRYGGRRLKVYFAVLSLVMYIFTKLSVDLYAGALFIQESLGWNLYLSIILLIAMTALMTVTGGLVAVIYTDTVQALLMISGALCLTGISLYKVGGLEGVWTKYMEASPNITAILLSSPNLTYSESCHDHLHPRPDSLKILRGPRDPDLPWPGFLLGQTPASIWYWCADQVIVQRVLAAKNIAHAKGSTIMAGCLKILPMFIIVIPGMISRIFFADELACISPEHCMEVCGSAAGCSNVAYPRLVMSVMPVGLRGLMMAVMIAALMSDLDSIFNSASTIFTLDIYKMLRKQASSRELLMVGRLFVLFTVVVSIAWVPVIIEMQGGQMFYYIQEVVDYLTPPIAALFLLSVLWKRCNETGAFWGSVVGFVLGATRLILALVYREPLCNQPDERPSFIKDIHFMYVAAILFWLSALVTIVVSLCTPPPRKEQILTTTLWGLNRRKKWRETEKERSGEDMKPLNNTVLQGNLNGKCQDHLSQPKDPDTKPNDDHPAQNGNHPQISGPGFVERGEDAGVRDVKEEEEGCFGGGVMQSMRCGKVLEWFCGFKEKPTEVPVLTVQEQEKMVDKLLHEPPQTRIILNVGLLVICSVGVFLFIYFSV; from the exons ATGGCGACCACCATGGAAGCTGCAGACATCGCCATAGTAGCGATCTACTTCGTCGTGGTGTTTGCGATCGGTTTCCTCGCCATGTGGAAAGCCAATCGCAGCACTGTCAGTGGGTACTTCCTCGCCGGTCGCTCCATGAACTGGGCGGCGATAGGTGCGTCTCTGTTCGTCAGTAACATAGGGAGCGAGCATTTCATCGGACTGGCTGGATCTGGTGCTGCTACCGGGCTCGGCGTGGCGGCGTGGGAGTTAAATGCTCTCATGCTGCTGCAGCTATTGGGCTGGGTGTTCATCCCGGTGTATATTCACTCAGGTGTGTACACCATGCCGGAGTACCTGTTCAAACGGTACGGCGGGAGGAGGCTGAAGGTGTACTTTGCTGTGTTATCCCTTGTCATGTACATCTTCACCAAGTTGTCTGTGGATCTCTACGCCGGAGCTTTGTTCATTCAAGAGTCACTGGGGTGGAACCTCTACCTGTCAATTATCCTCCTCATCGCCATGACAGCGCTGATGACGGTCACTGGAGGTCTGGTTGCTGTGATCTACACGGATACGGTCCAAGCTCTCCTCATGATCTCTGGAGCTCTGTGCCTCACAGGAATCAGCCTCTACAAAGTGGGAGGACTGGAAG GGGTCTGGACCAAGTACATGGAGGCGTCTCCAAACATCACCGCCATCTTACTGTCTTCACCCAACCTGACGTACTCTGAGTCCTGCCACGATCACCTCCACCCACGGCCTGATAGTCTGAAGATCCTCAGGGGCCCAAGGGACCCAGACCTGCCCTGGCCCGGTTTCTTATTGGGCCAGACTCCTGCCTCTATCTG GTACTGGTGTGCAGATCAGGTGATTGTCCAGCGGGTTCTTGCTGCGAAGAACATTGCTCATGCCAAAGGTTCCACCATCATGGCCGGCTGCCTGAAGATCCTCCCCATGTTTATAATCGTCATTCCAG GCATGATTTCCAGGATCTTCTTCGCCGATGAGTTAGCGTGCATCAGTCCTGAACACTGCATGGAAGTGTGCGGTTCGGCGGCTGGCTGCAGTAACGTGGCGTACCCTCGACTCGTCATGTCAGTGATGCCGGTGGGTCTCCGCGGCCTCATGATGGCCGTCATGATCGCAGCCCTGATGAGTGACCTGGACTCCATCTTTAACTCGGCCAGCACCATCTTCACGCTGGATATTTACAAGATGCTCCGAAAGCAGGCGTCATCCCGGGAGCTGCTGATGGTCGGCAGGTTGTTCGTGTTGTTCACGGTGGTCGTCAGCATCGCCTGGGTGCCGGTCATCATCGAAATGCAGGGAGGACAGATGTTCTACTACATCCAGGAGGTCGTAGATTATCTGACTCCACCCATAGCCGCTCTCTTCCTGCTGAGCGTCCTATGGAAGCGCTGTAATGAAACCGGGGCATTCTGGGGCAGTGTAGTGGGATTTGTTCTAGGAGCTACGCGTCTGATTTTGGCTCTAGTGTACCGCGAGCCACTCTGCAACCAGCCAGATGAGCGTCCATCTTTCATCAAAGATATTCACTTCATGTACGTGGCGGCCATCTTGTTTTGGTTGTCGGCCTTAGTTACAATAGTTGTGAGTCTGTGCACTCCTCCTCCCAGAAAAGAACAGATACTAACCACGACTCTGTGGGGGTTAAACCGGAGGAAGaagtggagagagacagaaaaagagagatctGGAGAAGACATGAAGCCTCTGAATAACACAGTCCTCCAAGGGAACCTTAATGGAAAGTGTCAAGACCACCTGAGCCAGCCCAAAGACCCTGACACCAAGCCGAATGATGACCATCCAGCCCAGAATGGCAACCACCCTCAGATATCTGGGCCTGGTTTCGTAGAGAGGGGAGAGGACGCAGGAGTGAGGGATgtaaaggaagaggaggagggttgTTTTGGGGGAGGAGTGATGCAGAGCATGAGGTGTGGGAAGGTTTTGGAGTGGTTCTGTGGTTTTAAAGAGAAGCCTACCGAAGTTCCCGTCCTGACAGTCCAGGAGCAGGAGAAGATGGTGGACAAGCTCCTTCATGAACCTCCTCAAACCCGAATCATCCTGAACGTGGGACTGCTGGTGATCTGCTCGGTCGGggtcttcctcttcatctacTTCTCCGTATGA